One Granulicella sp. 5B5 DNA window includes the following coding sequences:
- the galE gene encoding UDP-glucose 4-epimerase GalE, translating into MNVLVTGGAGYVGGTVSTILMQAGHKVTILDNLCHAKRHEVPAGADFVEADIADRPRVESLLRDLKPDGVLHFAALIEAGDSMRVPEVYFRNNTASTLALLEAMLATGTNRIVFSSTAAVYGEPKSTPILETADLAPTNPYGESKLLVEHMLRWFNQLHGLRYAALRYFNVAGALPHRGEAHEPESHIIPLILDVALGRREKIFIFGDDYDTPDGTCIRDYIHVADLADAHILALRALEHQDKMIYNLGNGSGFSVKQVVESARRVTGHPIPVEIKDRRPGDPARLVASSEQAKQNLGWNPKHPELDDIIASAWAWHQQLHPKA; encoded by the coding sequence ATGAACGTTCTTGTAACCGGAGGCGCCGGCTACGTCGGCGGCACCGTGTCCACCATCCTCATGCAGGCTGGCCACAAGGTCACCATCCTCGACAACCTCTGCCACGCCAAACGCCATGAGGTCCCCGCTGGCGCCGACTTCGTCGAAGCCGACATCGCGGACCGCCCCCGCGTCGAGTCCCTCCTGCGCGACCTCAAGCCCGACGGCGTCCTGCACTTCGCCGCGCTCATCGAAGCTGGCGACTCCATGCGGGTCCCCGAGGTCTACTTCCGCAACAACACCGCCTCCACGCTCGCATTGCTGGAAGCCATGTTAGCCACCGGCACCAACAGGATCGTCTTCTCTTCCACCGCCGCCGTCTACGGCGAGCCCAAGTCCACACCTATCCTCGAAACCGCCGACCTCGCTCCCACCAACCCCTACGGAGAATCCAAGCTCCTCGTCGAGCACATGCTTCGCTGGTTCAACCAGCTCCATGGTCTGCGTTACGCGGCCCTGCGCTATTTCAACGTCGCCGGTGCTCTTCCTCATCGCGGTGAAGCGCACGAGCCCGAGTCCCACATCATCCCGCTCATCCTCGATGTCGCCCTCGGCCGCCGCGAAAAGATCTTCATCTTCGGCGACGACTACGACACGCCCGACGGCACCTGCATCCGCGACTACATCCACGTCGCCGACCTCGCCGACGCCCACATCCTCGCCCTGCGGGCCCTCGAGCACCAGGACAAGATGATCTACAACCTCGGCAACGGCAGCGGCTTCTCCGTCAAGCAGGTTGTCGAATCCGCGCGCCGCGTCACCGGCCACCCCATCCCCGTCGAGATCAAGGACCGCCGCCCCGGCGATCCGGCGCGCCTCGTCGCCAGCTCCGAGCAGGCCAAGCAGAACCTCGGCTGGAACCCGAAGCACCCCGAACTCGACGACATCATCGCCAGCGCCTGGGCCTGGCACCAGCAACTGCACCCCAAAGCATAG
- a CDS encoding UDP-glucose--hexose-1-phosphate uridylyltransferase: MMDNAFLQSPHRRWNALKREWVLVSPHRTQRPWQGQTEDTVKPAALAYDPTCYLCPGNTRAGGHHTPQYTGTFVFENDFAALKPDVVSASLDTDNAGLLKAQTERGICRVLCFDPRHDLTLATMELPAVRRVIEMWAEQAAELGADPAIRYVQIFENRGAMMGASNPHPHGQIWATEHIPNEPALELLSQQEYFAAHNKPLLADYLALELKQAERIVVENDTWVALVPFWAVWPFELMLLPKQYAASVDTLSPAQRDGLAAILKQVTAGYNRVFDTPFPYSMGLHSAPCDGEPHPEWLMHLHFYPPLLRSATVRKFMVGFELLGSPQRDITPESAAATLRTAVSSSKE; this comes from the coding sequence ATGATGGACAACGCTTTTCTCCAGTCCCCTCATCGCCGCTGGAACGCCCTCAAACGCGAGTGGGTGCTCGTCTCACCGCACCGCACGCAGCGCCCTTGGCAGGGACAGACCGAAGACACAGTCAAACCCGCCGCCCTGGCTTACGACCCAACCTGCTATCTCTGTCCCGGCAACACGCGTGCAGGCGGACATCACACCCCGCAATACACCGGCACCTTCGTCTTCGAAAACGACTTCGCCGCACTCAAACCCGACGTCGTCAGCGCCTCACTCGACACCGATAACGCAGGCCTGCTCAAGGCACAAACCGAACGCGGCATCTGTCGTGTCCTCTGCTTCGATCCCCGCCACGACCTCACCCTCGCCACCATGGAGCTGCCGGCAGTGCGCCGCGTCATCGAGATGTGGGCAGAACAGGCCGCAGAACTCGGTGCCGACCCCGCCATCCGCTACGTCCAGATCTTTGAGAACCGTGGCGCCATGATGGGAGCAAGCAACCCGCACCCGCACGGACAGATCTGGGCAACCGAACACATCCCCAACGAGCCTGCCCTCGAACTCTTGTCTCAACAGGAGTACTTCGCCGCGCACAACAAGCCGCTGCTCGCCGACTACCTCGCGCTCGAACTCAAGCAGGCCGAGCGCATCGTCGTCGAAAACGACACCTGGGTCGCGCTCGTGCCCTTCTGGGCCGTCTGGCCCTTTGAGCTCATGCTGCTGCCAAAGCAGTACGCAGCCTCCGTCGACACCCTCAGCCCCGCCCAGCGCGACGGCCTCGCCGCGATCCTCAAGCAGGTCACTGCCGGCTATAACCGCGTCTTCGATACGCCCTTCCCGTACTCCATGGGCCTCCACTCCGCACCCTGCGACGGAGAACCGCATCCGGAGTGGCTTATGCACCTGCACTTCTACCCACCACTCCTCCGCTCTGCGACGGTCCGCAAATTTATGGTCGGCTTTGAGTTGCTGGGCTCACCCCAACGCGACATCACGCCTGAATCCGCGGCAGCTACACTTCGAACTGCAGTCTCTTCCAGCAAGGAGTAA
- the galK gene encoding galactokinase has translation MANIHPSVSAPPNTVRANAYIAPARVNLLGEHTDYTGGLVLPMAIPFYTQARITPATTGGYRFSSEIYPAATREISLSDQSPRIDDWSDYPVGVLHQLQMRGIRPSAFDLHLSGNVPFAAGLSSSASVEVATAYALLATANASLPLEEVSVLCRAAENEYVGSPCGIMDQFAIAAAKAGHALLLNTRTLEYDHLPMNQGDLSGTYIVVCNSMVKHSVASGEYGVRHREVMEGQEALLKKFPTLRDLGDATLGQLEAARADMPPESFLRCRHIISDNHRVLQAREAMFAGDPRALGELMLQGHSSERDDFACSCEEIDFLVDTAAALPGCYGSRLTGGGFGGCTVNLVDRAQSAPFSKALSDAYKKAFSIDAEIYICEPVDGAALRNTGGLHA, from the coding sequence ATGGCCAACATCCACCCATCCGTTTCTGCCCCTCCCAACACTGTGCGTGCAAACGCGTACATTGCGCCCGCCCGCGTCAATCTACTGGGCGAGCACACGGACTACACGGGCGGCCTCGTCCTACCTATGGCGATTCCCTTTTACACCCAGGCCCGGATTACCCCCGCAACCACCGGCGGCTACCGCTTCAGCAGCGAAATATACCCGGCCGCTACCCGCGAAATATCCCTATCCGACCAATCCCCTCGCATCGACGACTGGAGCGACTACCCGGTTGGCGTCCTCCACCAGCTTCAGATGCGAGGCATCCGGCCTTCAGCCTTCGACCTGCACCTTAGCGGCAACGTCCCCTTCGCCGCGGGTCTCAGTTCATCCGCCTCGGTTGAGGTCGCGACCGCCTATGCACTGCTGGCAACCGCAAACGCCTCCTTGCCTCTCGAAGAGGTTTCTGTCCTCTGCCGCGCCGCCGAAAACGAATACGTCGGCTCCCCTTGCGGCATCATGGACCAGTTTGCGATCGCGGCTGCCAAAGCAGGCCATGCCCTGTTGCTCAACACCCGCACTCTCGAGTACGACCATCTCCCCATGAACCAGGGCGATCTCTCCGGCACCTACATCGTCGTCTGTAACTCCATGGTCAAGCACTCAGTAGCTTCCGGAGAGTACGGCGTGCGTCACCGCGAGGTGATGGAAGGCCAGGAGGCGCTCCTCAAGAAATTCCCCACGCTGCGCGACCTCGGCGATGCCACTCTCGGTCAACTCGAAGCAGCTCGTGCCGATATGCCCCCAGAGTCCTTCCTTCGCTGCCGCCACATCATCAGTGACAACCATCGCGTGCTGCAGGCAAGGGAAGCCATGTTCGCCGGTGACCCCCGCGCTCTCGGCGAACTGATGCTTCAGGGCCACTCCAGCGAACGCGACGACTTCGCATGCAGTTGCGAAGAGATCGACTTCCTCGTCGACACCGCCGCAGCGCTCCCCGGCTGCTACGGCTCCCGTCTCACCGGCGGCGGATTTGGCGGATGTACCGTCAACCTCGTAGATCGTGCCCAGAGCGCACCGTTCTCTAAGGCGCTCTCCGACGCGTACAAAAAAGCTTTTTCGATCGACGCCGAGATCTACATCTGCGAGCCAGTCGACGGTGCCGCACTCCGCAACACCGGGGGACTTCACGCATGA
- a CDS encoding TolC family protein: protein MTSIINLRPKQLAGLALVLSFAAIAPLSAQVQPQSSSDTTQQPPLGYANSIHVPDPRKPVPAKLGAYTLAQVIDMARTKNLTLLAAQRNLQAVRAQEIQAGVRQNPNLGVAGTDVTEPDSANNPYNYSVQISRLFERGNKREWRLDSARATTAQTEAQLQDTTRQTILSVKTAFTQMLMAKASLQLATDSLSEFQHEVDISHDRYQAGDLSKIDFERLDLQLASFESDEATGLVNLRQASDQLQTLIGIDIPTADFDITGEVVPPVVTQTQAELTQDALDKRPDFAAAKFAISVAEANQKLAYANGTTDPTLEAEYDRAGTENTAGFSVNIPLRIFDHNQGNKKTAVFQTEASKFTAAAAHNQVISDVDQAWVNYAQSKRLSDRYTQHYLDETTDVLSIAQFAFEHGGIALIDYLDAVRDTRTTDAAAISAYQQTWLAIHQLSAASATELVP from the coding sequence ATGACATCCATCATCAACCTCCGCCCCAAACAACTCGCTGGCCTCGCACTTGTGCTCTCGTTCGCCGCCATCGCGCCACTCTCCGCGCAGGTTCAGCCTCAGAGCTCCAGCGATACCACGCAGCAGCCCCCGTTGGGTTACGCCAACTCAATTCACGTACCCGATCCGCGCAAGCCTGTTCCGGCAAAACTCGGGGCCTACACACTCGCACAGGTCATCGACATGGCTCGGACCAAGAACCTGACCCTGCTCGCCGCGCAACGCAATCTGCAGGCCGTGCGCGCCCAGGAGATCCAGGCCGGCGTTCGCCAGAACCCCAACCTGGGAGTAGCCGGAACAGACGTCACCGAACCGGATTCGGCGAACAACCCCTACAACTACTCCGTACAGATCTCCCGCCTCTTTGAGCGCGGCAACAAGCGTGAGTGGCGTCTCGATAGCGCCCGGGCCACCACAGCCCAGACCGAAGCTCAATTGCAGGACACCACGCGCCAGACCATCCTCAGCGTAAAAACTGCCTTCACCCAGATGCTGATGGCAAAGGCCTCCTTACAGCTCGCAACCGACAGCCTCAGCGAATTCCAGCATGAAGTCGACATCTCGCACGACCGCTATCAGGCTGGCGATCTCAGCAAGATCGACTTCGAGCGCCTCGACCTGCAACTCGCCAGCTTCGAGTCCGACGAAGCAACGGGCCTCGTCAACCTGCGCCAGGCAAGCGACCAGCTCCAGACACTCATCGGCATCGACATACCCACAGCCGACTTCGATATCACCGGTGAAGTCGTCCCACCCGTCGTCACACAGACTCAGGCCGAACTCACCCAGGACGCCCTCGACAAGCGGCCCGACTTCGCCGCAGCCAAATTTGCCATATCCGTCGCGGAAGCGAATCAGAAGCTCGCCTACGCCAACGGCACCACTGACCCCACCCTCGAAGCAGAGTACGACCGCGCCGGCACGGAAAACACCGCGGGCTTTTCAGTGAACATCCCGCTCCGCATCTTCGATCACAACCAGGGCAACAAGAAGACCGCCGTGTTTCAGACCGAGGCCTCCAAGTTCACCGCCGCCGCCGCCCACAACCAGGTCATCTCCGACGTCGATCAGGCCTGGGTCAACTACGCCCAGTCCAAGCGCCTCTCCGACCGCTACACGCAACACTATCTCGACGAAACAACGGACGTCCTGAGCATCGCCCAGTTCGCCTTCGAGCACGGCGGCATCGCCCTGATCGACTACCTCGACGCGGTCCGCGACACCCGGACCACCGACGCCGCAGCCATCAGCGCCTATCAGCAGACGTGGCTGGCCATTCACCAGCTCTCAGCCGCTTCGGCGACCGAACTCGTCCCTTAA
- a CDS encoding efflux RND transporter permease subunit, with protein sequence MIRKIVDFSLNNRFIILLGALMLFVWGAISFHNLPVEAYPDVANNYVSIITQWPGRSAEDVEQQVTVPMEIAMAGIPHMSHLRSTTLAGLSSVTMIFDDDSVDDWNREKVLERLSQVSLPAGLQPQIGTDWSPVGQIYWYTLKSTNPEYDTMALKSIEDWQLEKAFRSVPGVVDVSSFGGITREYQVIVDPNKLISYGLTLQQVQQQLAANNVNAGGSFIEQGQQQINVQEIGLFTNVHDIEQTVLKASNGTALRVSDIATVQQGPKIRLGQIGKTCKPADSTCGDRVSDSKPILHDDGKLVDDDDVVEGVLLLQKGDNSDAVLDGIHAKVKELNEHFLPKGVTIVPFLDRSDLLKLTTHTVLENLTIGIVLVAIILFAFLGNARGALIVAITIPFSLLFASICLDLRHIPANLLSLGALDFGMVVDGAVVMVENIVRHLSHKRELERTVLEQIRESAHEVQRPVFYAIAIIITTYLPIFTLQSVEGRLFKPMAWTVAFALLGALIFSMLVAPVLASFLFAKGTSEWENPVLHWITTRYRSAALWAIDHKFVPIGIAVFLLALAAYLAFGGAIGSEFLPHLDEGAIWVRGSLAPSEGPTASLAIANKTRITLASFPEVTQVVSQIGRPDDGTDTTGFFNTEYFVDLKPKKEWRPVFHENKDELIAAMDRELEKTPGVVWNFSQPISDNVEEAVSGVKGELAVKLYGSDLKVLEAKGDQIVQVMSGIRGIADLGLFHIIGQPNLDFVVDREAAARYGINVADIQNAIEGAVGGTISGAPVTQVLDGEARYDVMVRYNPKYRTTPEEIGNIRLLAPSGERVSLAQLTHVKVTDGAEEIYREGSSRYIAIKYSVRDRDLGSTVEEAIAKVNKDVSLPTGYHLDWAGEYESQKRSSRRLMLVLPITILIIFLILYAMFSSFKWAVLILCNVIIAPIGGLLALLFSGTHFSVSSGVGFLALFGVSVQTGIIMLEYINQMRVNGHSVRDAAVEGAVLRLRPIMMTMLVATLGLLPAATSHGIGSDSQRPFAIVIVGGLMGALLIGVFLLPTLYVWAARSTDVLPQPDAEFES encoded by the coding sequence ATGATCCGGAAGATCGTCGATTTTTCGCTCAACAATCGCTTCATCATCCTGCTTGGCGCGTTAATGCTCTTCGTCTGGGGGGCCATATCCTTCCACAATCTTCCCGTCGAAGCCTATCCCGACGTCGCGAACAACTACGTCAGCATCATCACTCAGTGGCCCGGCCGCTCCGCCGAAGATGTGGAGCAACAGGTCACCGTGCCAATGGAAATCGCAATGGCGGGCATCCCGCACATGAGCCATCTGCGCTCCACCACGCTCGCCGGCCTCTCCAGCGTCACCATGATCTTCGACGACGACAGTGTCGACGACTGGAACCGCGAAAAAGTCCTTGAGCGCCTCAGCCAGGTCTCTCTGCCCGCGGGCCTGCAGCCGCAGATCGGCACAGACTGGAGCCCCGTCGGCCAGATCTATTGGTACACATTAAAGAGTACCAATCCCGAATACGACACCATGGCCCTCAAGAGCATTGAGGACTGGCAGCTCGAAAAGGCCTTCCGCAGTGTCCCCGGCGTCGTCGACGTCTCCAGCTTCGGCGGCATCACGCGCGAGTATCAGGTCATCGTCGACCCCAATAAGCTGATCTCCTACGGCCTCACCCTTCAGCAGGTGCAACAACAACTCGCCGCCAACAACGTCAACGCCGGCGGCAGCTTCATCGAGCAGGGCCAGCAGCAGATCAACGTGCAGGAAATCGGACTCTTCACCAATGTCCACGATATTGAACAGACCGTCCTCAAAGCCTCCAACGGTACCGCGCTGCGCGTCAGCGACATCGCCACCGTGCAGCAAGGACCCAAAATCCGCCTCGGCCAGATCGGCAAAACCTGCAAGCCAGCGGACAGCACGTGCGGAGATCGCGTCTCAGATTCGAAGCCAATCCTTCACGACGACGGCAAGCTCGTCGACGATGACGATGTTGTCGAAGGCGTTCTCCTGCTGCAGAAGGGCGACAACTCGGATGCAGTCCTCGATGGCATCCACGCCAAGGTCAAGGAGCTCAACGAACACTTCCTGCCCAAGGGCGTCACGATCGTGCCGTTCCTCGACCGCAGCGACCTCCTGAAGCTCACCACCCACACGGTGCTCGAGAACCTCACCATCGGCATCGTGCTCGTTGCTATTATTCTGTTCGCATTCCTGGGTAACGCCCGCGGCGCTCTCATCGTCGCCATTACCATTCCCTTCTCACTCCTCTTCGCCTCCATCTGTCTCGACCTTCGCCATATCCCGGCGAATCTACTCTCCCTGGGCGCGTTGGACTTCGGCATGGTCGTAGACGGCGCTGTCGTAATGGTCGAGAACATCGTTCGCCACCTAAGCCACAAGCGTGAGCTCGAACGGACGGTCCTGGAGCAGATTCGCGAGTCCGCGCACGAAGTGCAACGCCCCGTCTTCTACGCCATCGCGATTATCATCACGACTTATCTCCCCATCTTCACACTACAGTCCGTCGAAGGCCGCCTCTTCAAGCCCATGGCCTGGACCGTAGCGTTCGCCCTGCTGGGCGCGCTCATCTTCTCCATGCTCGTAGCACCCGTCCTCGCGAGCTTCCTCTTTGCAAAGGGAACTTCCGAGTGGGAAAACCCCGTGCTGCACTGGATCACCACGCGATACCGGAGCGCCGCTCTCTGGGCGATCGACCACAAATTCGTCCCCATCGGTATCGCAGTTTTCTTGCTTGCACTGGCAGCTTACCTCGCATTCGGCGGCGCCATTGGCTCTGAGTTCCTCCCACACCTCGACGAGGGCGCAATCTGGGTACGAGGCTCTCTGGCCCCCAGCGAAGGCCCCACGGCAAGCCTCGCCATCGCCAACAAGACACGCATTACCCTGGCAAGCTTCCCCGAAGTCACTCAGGTCGTCAGCCAGATAGGGCGGCCCGACGACGGCACCGATACCACCGGCTTCTTCAACACAGAGTACTTCGTCGATCTGAAACCCAAAAAAGAGTGGCGCCCCGTCTTTCACGAGAACAAAGATGAGCTGATCGCAGCCATGGACCGCGAACTCGAAAAGACACCAGGCGTGGTCTGGAATTTTTCGCAGCCTATCTCTGACAACGTCGAGGAGGCTGTCAGCGGCGTCAAAGGCGAACTGGCCGTCAAACTTTATGGTTCGGACCTCAAGGTCCTTGAGGCAAAGGGCGATCAAATCGTTCAAGTGATGAGCGGCATACGCGGCATCGCTGATCTTGGTCTCTTCCATATCATCGGCCAACCTAATCTCGATTTTGTTGTAGACCGCGAAGCGGCAGCGCGCTACGGCATCAACGTCGCCGACATCCAGAATGCGATTGAAGGTGCCGTTGGAGGCACCATCAGCGGCGCTCCCGTAACTCAAGTCCTCGATGGCGAGGCACGCTATGACGTCATGGTGCGCTACAACCCGAAGTACCGCACCACGCCCGAAGAGATCGGCAATATCCGCCTGCTAGCACCATCCGGCGAGCGTGTATCTCTCGCACAGCTTACCCACGTCAAAGTCACTGATGGCGCCGAAGAAATCTACCGTGAAGGCAGCAGCCGTTACATCGCAATCAAGTACAGCGTCCGCGATCGCGACCTCGGCAGCACCGTCGAAGAGGCCATCGCCAAAGTGAACAAGGACGTGTCTCTGCCCACGGGTTATCATCTTGATTGGGCCGGAGAGTACGAAAGCCAGAAACGAAGCTCACGCCGCCTGATGCTGGTGCTTCCAATCACCATCCTCATCATCTTTCTTATCCTTTATGCCATGTTCAGTTCCTTCAAGTGGGCTGTGCTGATCTTGTGCAACGTCATCATCGCGCCGATCGGCGGTCTGTTGGCCTTACTCTTCTCCGGAACTCACTTCAGTGTCTCTTCAGGCGTCGGCTTCCTCGCCCTCTTCGGTGTGTCCGTGCAAACCGGCATCATCATGCTCGAATACATCAATCAGATGCGCGTAAACGGTCACTCCGTCAGGGACGCCGCCGTTGAAGGCGCCGTTCTCAGACTTCGCCCCATCATGATGACGATGCTCGTCGCAACACTCGGGCTCTTGCCCGCGGCTACCTCTCACGGCATCGGTTCAGATTCGCAACGTCCCTTCGCCATCGTCATCGTCGGCGGCCTGATGGGGGCCTTGCTCATAGGAGTCTTCTTGCTTCCTACCCTGTATGTGTGGGCCGCACGCAGCACGGACGTTCTCCCGCAACCCGACGCCGAGTTCGAAAGCTGA
- a CDS encoding efflux RND transporter periplasmic adaptor subunit: MVTPTSQPIVRTIDVTGTVNPDVSREIPVLSLANGRVVGLHVGLGDNVRKGQLVMEVQSPDVTTAFDAYLKAVNDEHLTSVTLDRDKLLYDKGAIPKSQMEAAQDSEDDARADLTAAQQQLRIYGVDKAHPGDTVKVYAPASGVIIGQNVTNAGAAGITYAGSTGSLTIADLSHVWIIVDVYENDLRDVHLGQHADIHLTAYPGKTFSGTISDIGAQLDPNLRTAKVRIQVSNPNGELRLGMFATGTLMASKPEQATVIPASAILQLHDRSYVFMPTAISGTFKRVQIQTGRPLSNNLVEVTSGLTVGQQVVSNALDLQNTADQE; this comes from the coding sequence TTGGTCACGCCCACAAGCCAGCCGATCGTCCGCACCATTGACGTAACAGGAACGGTAAATCCCGATGTCTCCCGCGAGATTCCGGTCTTGTCGCTTGCCAACGGGCGCGTCGTCGGTCTCCACGTCGGCCTCGGAGATAACGTCCGCAAGGGCCAGCTTGTGATGGAGGTCCAAAGCCCGGATGTGACAACCGCCTTCGACGCGTATCTCAAGGCCGTGAACGACGAGCATTTGACCAGCGTCACTCTCGACCGCGATAAGCTGCTCTACGACAAAGGCGCGATCCCGAAGTCCCAAATGGAAGCCGCTCAGGACAGTGAGGATGACGCTCGCGCCGACCTTACGGCGGCACAACAACAGCTTAGAATCTACGGCGTTGACAAGGCACACCCGGGTGACACGGTTAAGGTGTACGCTCCCGCTTCCGGCGTCATCATCGGCCAAAACGTCACCAACGCAGGCGCGGCGGGCATAACGTACGCTGGATCGACCGGTTCGCTCACGATCGCCGATCTCTCACATGTATGGATCATTGTGGACGTCTACGAGAATGACCTGCGTGACGTCCACCTGGGTCAGCACGCAGATATTCATCTCACCGCTTACCCCGGCAAGACCTTCTCCGGCACTATCTCCGATATTGGTGCTCAACTTGACCCCAACCTTCGCACAGCAAAGGTGAGGATTCAGGTGTCGAACCCAAATGGCGAACTTCGTCTTGGCATGTTCGCAACTGGCACGCTCATGGCCTCCAAGCCGGAGCAGGCGACTGTTATACCGGCAAGCGCAATTCTCCAACTGCATGATCGCAGCTACGTTTTCATGCCGACAGCCATCAGTGGCACGTTCAAACGCGTGCAGATACAAACTGGCAGACCCCTGAGCAATAACCTTGTGGAGGTGACATCGGGCCTGACCGTTGGGCAGCAGGTAGTATCAAACGCTCTCGACCTGCAGAACACGGCGGACCAGGAATGA
- a CDS encoding ATP-binding protein produces the protein MSRTSRIALGMAGIVLIAYADRSLSDAIPLGLLYLLPVTLISTALRRWQIPLLGIICACIAEYADSYPWSVRQGVPRDSLYFFAYTAAGLYVYEVLSRRQSERLQTLDLEVEIEARRRVEEQLRLVVTNSSIAIVTADEAGLILQANDAAERLFAGEMTASGQSVKGQQLDAFLPSLARVRIGGSGWEHLRTMMQCQGVRTDQEPFLADVWMSSYGTSSGGRLTAMIVDSSTDVREREEASLQQVLVGSKLAIGAMSHEIRNICAAISVVQQNLRALEPHGHGQEDFEALSQLVRALERIASIELSMVKRHQTRLNLGAFLRELRIIFASSLRELNIHLDWQVQSDLPEVWADSQSLLQVFLNLLRNSETALSEVQDPWLSVETCVTRDMLVVRVCDNGPGVKQPKHLFSPFGAGSTVSGLGLYLSRAMMRGYHGELHYDASGPGAVFLVQLEIAKVNV, from the coding sequence ATGAGTCGTACTTCACGAATAGCGCTGGGGATGGCGGGGATTGTCCTTATCGCCTATGCAGACCGCTCTCTGAGCGACGCCATACCGCTGGGATTGCTCTATCTCCTGCCTGTAACGTTGATTTCTACAGCGCTTCGCCGCTGGCAGATACCCCTGTTAGGGATTATCTGTGCCTGCATTGCGGAGTACGCGGACAGCTATCCATGGAGCGTGCGACAGGGAGTTCCTCGCGATTCGCTTTATTTCTTTGCCTACACGGCTGCTGGCCTTTACGTGTATGAAGTGCTGTCGCGACGGCAATCTGAGCGCCTGCAAACCCTTGATCTGGAGGTGGAGATTGAGGCGCGGCGCAGAGTGGAGGAGCAACTTCGGCTGGTGGTGACAAACTCATCCATAGCGATTGTTACGGCAGATGAGGCGGGCCTCATCCTGCAAGCCAATGATGCGGCTGAACGGTTGTTTGCGGGCGAGATGACGGCATCGGGGCAAAGCGTGAAAGGTCAGCAACTCGATGCTTTTCTGCCATCACTTGCGAGAGTGCGTATCGGGGGCAGCGGCTGGGAGCATCTTAGAACGATGATGCAGTGCCAAGGAGTGCGGACCGACCAGGAGCCGTTTCTCGCAGATGTGTGGATGTCGTCCTACGGCACTTCGAGCGGCGGCCGGTTGACCGCTATGATCGTCGACTCCTCGACGGACGTCAGAGAGCGCGAAGAGGCCAGCCTGCAGCAGGTTCTGGTTGGGTCAAAGCTCGCAATAGGAGCGATGTCGCATGAGATCCGGAACATCTGCGCCGCTATATCCGTTGTTCAGCAAAATCTGCGTGCGCTGGAGCCCCACGGGCATGGGCAGGAAGACTTTGAAGCCCTGAGTCAATTGGTCCGCGCCCTGGAGCGCATTGCATCCATCGAGCTATCGATGGTGAAGCGGCACCAGACACGTTTGAATCTTGGAGCTTTTCTGCGGGAGCTGCGAATTATCTTCGCGTCGTCTCTTCGCGAGCTCAATATTCATCTGGATTGGCAGGTGCAATCCGATCTGCCGGAGGTATGGGCAGACTCGCAGAGCCTCCTGCAGGTGTTCCTGAATCTGCTTAGGAATTCCGAAACCGCTCTTAGCGAGGTGCAGGACCCGTGGCTGTCTGTTGAAACTTGTGTTACCCGAGATATGCTCGTTGTGCGTGTTTGCGACAATGGGCCAGGGGTAAAACAACCGAAGCATCTGTTTAGCCCATTTGGCGCGGGTTCTACTGTCTCAGGGCTGGGCTTGTATCTTTCGCGAGCGATGATGCGTGGCTATCACGGTGAACTCCACTACGACGCGAGCGGCCCTGGAGCAGTATTTCTGGTGCAGCTCGAGATCGCTAAGGTCAATGTATGA
- a CDS encoding response regulator transcription factor has protein sequence MVDDHMLFRESLRRLLDGETGIHVVGDYSSSENVLQALRRGLRFDVALLDYDLGPPERNGSSGLDLARQIRAVSPDAGILMVTAGMDTTLLRQAIKQLGVGVFLKTEPTGELLLAIQKTMRGEQWISSRASLALLSEQVGQKSDSEERGDFNERESRVLQAVLEGKTNKEIGAQIGLSESAVKAVLQRLFEKTGVRSRSQLVRYAIESRGARRE, from the coding sequence TTGGTCGATGACCACATGCTTTTTCGCGAGAGCCTTCGACGGCTTCTCGACGGAGAGACGGGCATCCACGTGGTGGGCGACTATTCGTCATCGGAGAATGTTCTTCAAGCCTTGCGCCGCGGGCTCAGGTTTGATGTGGCGCTTCTCGACTATGACCTTGGACCGCCGGAGAGGAATGGTTCGAGTGGGCTCGATCTTGCGCGTCAGATTCGCGCGGTGTCACCGGATGCGGGCATTCTGATGGTGACTGCGGGTATGGATACCACTCTTTTACGGCAGGCAATCAAACAACTGGGCGTTGGCGTTTTTCTGAAGACGGAACCTACAGGAGAGCTATTGCTCGCGATTCAGAAGACGATGCGAGGCGAACAGTGGATTTCGTCGCGCGCGTCTCTGGCGCTGCTGTCCGAGCAGGTGGGGCAAAAGTCGGACTCTGAGGAACGAGGGGACTTCAATGAACGTGAATCGCGTGTGCTGCAGGCGGTGCTGGAAGGGAAGACCAATAAGGAGATCGGAGCCCAGATCGGGCTGAGCGAGAGTGCGGTGAAGGCGGTACTGCAAAGGTTGTTTGAGAAGACCGGTGTGCGGAGCCGCTCGCAGCTTGTGCGCTATGCGATCGAATCGAGAGGCGCGCGGCGGGAGTGA